One region of Eulemur rufifrons isolate Redbay chromosome 1, OSU_ERuf_1, whole genome shotgun sequence genomic DNA includes:
- the LOC138387448 gene encoding uncharacterized protein, which translates to MSASEPVSDDEEEDIEESSELTAEAPQIHLSLAPGPSHSSPRCKATNLRIPCSWQGFVGRLRGGHESEPARSGPAGPRQAFPLPTFPVSKAFHPSPFGSPFTTGLRLRLAYPTLPLAEKTDFSRSKRGTSDCSNRFTGLPHSVLRSASPADANALSPEREIEPERRRRSFFFFENPHPRLLPPHPSNSPPSRAPSTLLLFGRERRRERDQKPLSNTDPLLLLLLLLLLLLLLLLLLLLLLLLLGPGWRHLTTPRSSHFPSSPPPPSPPPPPPLPPFITLCVIFHSSREGTQKWGAGKMYIKDVSFYMWKVDIEGFVVYRQDL; encoded by the exons atgagtgcTTCTGAACCAGTGTCAGATGATGAGGAAGAAGACATAGAAGAG TCATCAGAGTTAACTGCTGAGGCTCCACAGATTCATTTATCTCTTGCACCTGGACCATCACATTCCTCACCCCGTTGCAAAGCTACTAACCTCAGGATTCCCTGCAGTTGGCAGGGATTCGTCGGCAGGCTTCGGGGAGGCCACGAATCAGAGCCCGCCCGGTCCGGGCCTGCCGGGCCTAGACAAGCCTTTCCCCTTCCCACATTCCCAGTCTCCAAAGCCTTCCATCCTTCTCCTTTCGGTTCGCCTTTTACCACTGGCCTTCGTTTGAGGTTAGCCTACCCCACATTACCTCTCGCAGAAAAGACTGACTTTTCTAGGTCAAAGCGGGGAACCAGCGACTGCAGCAACCGCTTCACAGGGCTGCCGCACTCCGTCCTCCGCTCGGCTTCACCTGCAGATGCCAACG ccctgaGCCCTGAGAGGGAGATTGAGCctgagagaaggagaaggagttTCTTCTTCTTCGAAAACCCCCATCCACGACTCCTACCCCCTCACCCCTCCAACTCGCCTCCCTCCCGagccccctccaccctcctcctctttGGCCgtgagaggaggagagaaagagaccaaAAGCCTCTTAGCAACACAGAccctttgctgctgctgctgctgctgctgctactgctgttgctgctgctgctgctgctgctactgctactgctgctgcttgGCCCTGGCTGGAGACATCTCACTACACCCAGGAGCAGCCACTTCCccagctctcctcctcctccttcgcctcctcctcctcctccactccccCCCTTTATTACCCTTTGTGTCATCTTCCACAGCTCCAGGGAAGGCACTCAAAAGTGGGGGGCAGGAAAG